The Methylobacterium durans nucleotide sequence CATCTCCTTGACGTAGGGGACGAGGCGGGCCGCGAATTCCTTGTAGGTGAGGTAGCGGTTGCCCTCGTCGGGTACCCGCGCCCACGAGCCGAGATGGACCTCATAGATCGAGATCGCCGCGTGGCGCGGGTCCTTCCGGCCGCGACCCTCCATCCACGCCGCGTCGCGCCAGGCGGGCTCGCCGAGGCCGTGCAGCACGGAGGCGGTCTCCGGCGGCTGCTGGGCCGCGAACGCGACGGGGTCGGCCTTCAGCGGCAGGAGGCCCCCGTCCGGCCCGCGTACCTCGTATTTGTAGGTCGCGCCGGCCTTGAGGCCCGGGACGAACAGTTCCCAGATGCCGCCGTCGCGCCACAGGCGCATCGGGTGGCGGCGCCCGTCCCAATCGTTGAACTCGCCGACGACGCTGACGCGCTTCGCGTTCGGAGCCCAGACCGCGAAGCGGAAGCCGTCGACGCCGTCGAGCTTGCCGGCCTGCGCGCCGAGCACCCGGTAGACCACGTTGGTGCCGACCTCGCGGAGCGCATTGACGTCGTGCTGCTCCAGCGAGGAGCCGAAGCTGAAGGGATCATGGCGGCGCTGCTTGGCCCCGTCCCAGGTCTCCACCTCGATCTCGTAGAGGGGGCGACCCTCGCTCGGGACCTTGGCGACGAAGAACCCGTCCGGGTGGCGGCGCTCGAAGGCGATGCGCGCGTCGCCGACGAGGAGCGTCGCGCCCTTCGCCTCGGGCAGCACGGCGCGCACCTCCCAGGCCTTGGGGCCGACCTGATGCGGACCGAGCACGGCGAAGGCGTCGCCGTGGTTGGCCGCCATCACGGCGGCGATGGCGTCCTTGTGGACCGTCCGGCCCTCATCGGCCTGCGGCGCGGATTTCGGGGCGGACGGCGGGACCTCGGCCGGACGAGGCGTGCCCGATGATTGAGCGGCCTTGGTTGCGAAGGTCTCGTCGATGCCCGTCATTCACATGCCTCTCTTGGCTTCGTCCAGAATGTTGAGAACCCCACGGGCCGGGATTTCGATCCAGTCCGGCCGGTTGTTCGCCTCGTAGTCGACCTCGTAGAGCGCCTTGGTGAGGACGCAGAGCCGCAGCAGCCGCGCGTGGGTCTCGGGGTCGGTCACGGCGGCACGGCTCGCGCGCACGGCGGTCTCGTAGCCCTCCAGGAAGGCTGCATCGATCATGCCGCGCCATGCGATCGAGGCGTTGCGGGCGCGCTCCTCCGAATCGGCGAAGCGGCTCGCGATCTCGCGGGTGACGGTCTCGGCGCCGTAGGCGAAGGAGCGCAGCATGCCGGCGACGTCCCGCAAGGGCGTCGACTTGGCGCGGCGCTCGTCCGCCGGACGCGAGGGCTCGCCCTCGAAATCCACGATCACGAGGTCTCCCTCGGAGGCGAGCACCTGACCGAGATGGTAGTCGCCGTGGATGCGGGTCTTCCAGGCACCCCTCGGCGCCTCGGCCGTCAGCCGCTCGATCAGCCCCTCGACCTCGCCGCGGCGCGCGGCGAGCGCCGCGCTCGCGGGACGGCCGGAATCGAGGCCGCGCTCGGCCATCGCAGAGAGCCCGCGGAAGGCGCGCTCGGCCTGATGGCGGGCGTCGCGGCCGAGAACGTCGAGATCCTCGCTCGTGAAGGGCTCCGCCGCGAACGCCACATCGTCCGTCTCCATCGCGAAGGCATTGTGCATCTCGGCCGTGCGGCGACCGAGGAGGTCGGCCCAGCGCAGATGGGCGTTGAAGGCCTCGTCCGGCGTCGGCGCCTCGCTCTCGGGCGCGAGCACCACGGTGTCGAAGTCGCGGCGCAGGCCCTCCAGCATCAAGGTCCAGGCATCGCCCTGGTTGAGCACGTAGCGCTGCAGGAGCGCCAGCGCCGTACGGGTTCCGTCCGCCGCCACGTGCTCCAGGGTGCCGAGCAGCGCCGGGGTGTTGGCGAAATGCGCCTTCTCGGTTAGGAAGCGCCCGACCTCAATCTCCGGGTGGGTGCCGGGCTGGAGGCGGCGCAACAGCTTCAGCATCATCTTAGCGCCGATGGCGATCGAGGTGTTGCTCTGCTCCGCCGAGAGGCGGCGCACCTCCCCCTCCTCGAAAGGCAGCTCGCGGTCGAAGGCGGAGGTCGCCGCGAAGACGAGGCTCCCCGTCTCCGTCGCGATCTCGCGGCCGGCCCGCATGCTCTCGATGAGGCTGATCGCGAAGGCCGGCGAGGCGGCCGCGCCGTAGAGGAGGCCGAGGCGCGGGCCGCGGCGGACGCGCGCGACCGCGTGCGGCATCAGCGCCTCGTCCTCGCGACCCTCGTCGACGCCGACGGGCACGAAGTACTCGTGCCGCTCGCCGCTTGAGAGCTGCACGGCGACCCGCGGCAGCAGGAATCTGGCATCGCCCGCCCCGTCCTTGAGGGCCGCGGAATCCGTGACCTGCACGGCCTTGATGCGCGAGCCCTTGGCGCCGAACCAGCGGCGGCTCGCCAGGAAGGGTGGCACCACCGTGCGCTCGAAGGCGGTGCGCTCGCGCCCCGCCATCAGGGTCTCGATGCCGCCGGTGAGCACGAGGGTGAACAATTCCGGCGCCTCGGGCTGGGGCCCGACCGCGCCGGTATTCGCCGCGCTCAGGGTGAACCAGTAGAAGCCGTAGGACGGCAGGGTCAGCAGGTAGGGAAGCTCGCCGATGGGCGGGAACTCTGTGCCGCCGGTCAGCTCGATCGGCACGGCGCTGCGCAGCTCCGAGAGGTCGAGCTGCACGGCCTGGGGCGCGCGAGAGAGGTTGGCGACGCACAGCACGCGCTCGCCCTCGAACTCGCGGATCCAGGCCAGCACCTTGCGGTTCGAGGGATAGAGGAACTGCATGGTGCCGCGGCCGAGCGCGACGCTGTTGTTGCGGATCGCGATCATGCGCCGCGTCCAGTTCAGCAGGCTCGTCTGCGCCTGGGTCTGCGCCTCGACGTTGATCGCGTCGAACCCGTAGATCGGGTCCTGGATGGCGGGCAGGAACAGCTTCTGCGGGTTCGCCCGCGAGAAGCCGCCGTTGCGGTCCGGTCCCCACTGCATCGGCGTGCGCACACCGTCGCGGTCGCCGAGGTAGATGTTGTCGCCCATCCCGATCTCGTCGCCGTAATAGAGCACGGGCGTGCCCGGCATCGACAAGACGAGGGACTTCATCAGCTCGATCTTGCGCCGGTCGTTCTCGAGCAGCGGCGCGAGGCGGCGGCGGATGCCGAGATTGATGCGGGCGCGGCGCTCGGCGGCGTAGAACGACCAGAGATAGTCGCGCTCCTCGGCGGTGACCATCTCCAGCGTCAGCTCGTCGTGGTTGCGCAGGAAGATCGCCCACTGGCAGCCCTCCGGGATCTCCGGAGTCTGGCGCATGATGTCGGTGATCGGGTGCCGGTCCTCGCGGGCGATGGCCATGTACATGCGCGGCATCAGCGGGAAGTGGAACGCCATGTGGCATTCGTCCCCGTCGCCGAAATACTGCGCCGTCTCCTCGGGCCACTGGTTGGCCTCGGCGAGCAGCATCCGGTCAGGGTAGCTCGCGTCCAGCGCCGCGCGGATCTTCTTGATGACCGTGTGCGTCTCGGCGAGGTTCTCGCAATTCGTGCCGTCACGCTCGATCAGGTAGGGAATCGCGTCGAGGCGAAGCCCGTCGACGCCCATGTCGAGCCAGTAGCGCATCACCTCGATGACGGCCTCCAGCACCTTCGGGTTGTCGAAGTTGAGGTCCGGCTGGTGCGAGTAGAAGCGGTGCCAGAAATACTGTTTGGCGACCGGGTCCCAGGTCCAGTTCGAGGCTTCCGTGTCGAGGAAGATGATGCGCGTGTCGGCGTAGGGCTCGTCGGTGTCCGACCAGACGTAGAAGTCGCGCTCCGGGCTCCCAGGAGGCGCCTCGCGGGCGCGCTGGAACCAGGGATGCTGGTCCGAGGTGTGGTTGATGACGAGCTCGGTGATGACGCGAAGGCCCCGCTCGTGGGCGGCCTCCACGAAGCGCCGGAACGCGTCCATGTCGCCGTAGGAGGCGTTGATGTCGCGGTAATCGGCGATGTCGTAGCCGTCGTCACGCAGGGGGGACGGGTAGAACGGCATCAGCCAGATCGCGGTGACGCCGAGGTCGCGCACGTAGTCGAGCTTCTCGGTCAGCCCCTCGAAATCGCCGATTCCATCGTTGTTCGAGTCGAAGAACGACTTGACGTGGATCTGGTAGATGATGGCGTCACGGTACCACTGCGGATCGCTGCGATCGATCATCGCGTCGCTGCCTCATGAAACGATACGGGGGCGTTCGCTGGCTGCCGCACGACGGGGTCGGTCGGTCCGTGAACGTTCGGTGGGGTGTTCGACCCCATCATCTTGGCGACAGCGCGACGGCGGGCGCCGCGCGGCCGCGATCTCGTTACACCGACGCTCTCATTCCGCAACCCGCCGCGGCAGGCTCAGGCGCCAGATGAGGCAGGAACGCTCGGCCGGATCGAGGGCGATCCGGTGGGACTTGCCGTAGAGCTCGAACGTGTAGCCCTGCAGCAGATCCTCCACCGCCACCGCCCCGTGGTCGCCCTGGCCGAACAGCCAGAGCGGCACCTCGTAGGTGCATTCCTGGCGGTTCTTCGGGTCGAGGTTGACCATCACGAAGATGCAATTGTCGCCCTCCGGCGACATCTTGGCGTAGGCGATGATCTGATCGTTGAAGGCGCCGGTAAAGACGACGTTCCGGAAGTCCCACAGGGCGGGGTTGTCGCGGCGGATGCGGTTGAGCTTGACGATGTGCTCACGGATGTTGCCGGGCCGGTCGTAGTCCCAAGCCTTCAGCTCGTACTTCTCGGAGTTGAGATATTCCTCCTTGCCCGGATAGGGCGCAGCTTCGCACAGTTCGAAGCCGTTGTAGATGCCGTAGACCGACGAGAGGGTCGCTGCCAGCGTCGCCCGCACGATGAAGCCCGGCCGGCCGCTCGTCTGGAGATAATACGGGTTGATGTCCGGCGTGTTGGCGAAGAAGTTCGGCCGGTAATACTCGCCCATCTCGCCCGCGAGCTCGAGGGCGTAGTCGATCAGCTCCTGCTTCGTGTTCCGCCACGTGAAGTAGGTGTAGCTCTGCTGATAGCCGGCCTTGGCGAGCTTCTTCATCATCTTCGGCCGCGTGAAGGCCTCGGCCAGGAAGATCACATCGGGATAGCGCCCGTTCACCTCGCCGATCATCCACTCCCAGAACGGGATCGGCTTGGTGTGCGGGTTGTCGACGCGGAAGATGCGCACGCCGCGCTCGGCCCAGCCCATCACGATGTCGCGAAGCTCGATCCAGAGGGAGGGCAGCGCGCCGCCGTAGAAGTGCACGTTCGAGATGTCCTCGTACTTCTTCGGCGGGTTCTCGGCGAACTTGAGCGTCCCGTCCGGGCGCCACTCGAACCATTCCGGGTGGTCCTTGATCCAGGGATGGTCGGGCGAGCACTGAATCGCGAAATCGAGGGCGATCTCCATGCCGTAGGCGTGGCTCGCCGCCACGAGCCTCTCGAAATCCGCGAAGGTGCCGAGATCGG carries:
- the treS gene encoding maltose alpha-D-glucosyltransferase, whose product is MIDRSDPQWYRDAIIYQIHVKSFFDSNNDGIGDFEGLTEKLDYVRDLGVTAIWLMPFYPSPLRDDGYDIADYRDINASYGDMDAFRRFVEAAHERGLRVITELVINHTSDQHPWFQRAREAPPGSPERDFYVWSDTDEPYADTRIIFLDTEASNWTWDPVAKQYFWHRFYSHQPDLNFDNPKVLEAVIEVMRYWLDMGVDGLRLDAIPYLIERDGTNCENLAETHTVIKKIRAALDASYPDRMLLAEANQWPEETAQYFGDGDECHMAFHFPLMPRMYMAIAREDRHPITDIMRQTPEIPEGCQWAIFLRNHDELTLEMVTAEERDYLWSFYAAERRARINLGIRRRLAPLLENDRRKIELMKSLVLSMPGTPVLYYGDEIGMGDNIYLGDRDGVRTPMQWGPDRNGGFSRANPQKLFLPAIQDPIYGFDAINVEAQTQAQTSLLNWTRRMIAIRNNSVALGRGTMQFLYPSNRKVLAWIREFEGERVLCVANLSRAPQAVQLDLSELRSAVPIELTGGTEFPPIGELPYLLTLPSYGFYWFTLSAANTGAVGPQPEAPELFTLVLTGGIETLMAGRERTAFERTVVPPFLASRRWFGAKGSRIKAVQVTDSAALKDGAGDARFLLPRVAVQLSSGERHEYFVPVGVDEGREDEALMPHAVARVRRGPRLGLLYGAAASPAFAISLIESMRAGREIATETGSLVFAATSAFDRELPFEEGEVRRLSAEQSNTSIAIGAKMMLKLLRRLQPGTHPEIEVGRFLTEKAHFANTPALLGTLEHVAADGTRTALALLQRYVLNQGDAWTLMLEGLRRDFDTVVLAPESEAPTPDEAFNAHLRWADLLGRRTAEMHNAFAMETDDVAFAAEPFTSEDLDVLGRDARHQAERAFRGLSAMAERGLDSGRPASAALAARRGEVEGLIERLTAEAPRGAWKTRIHGDYHLGQVLASEGDLVIVDFEGEPSRPADERRAKSTPLRDVAGMLRSFAYGAETVTREIASRFADSEERARNASIAWRGMIDAAFLEGYETAVRASRAAVTDPETHARLLRLCVLTKALYEVDYEANNRPDWIEIPARGVLNILDEAKRGM